A section of the Microbacterium sp. MM2322 genome encodes:
- a CDS encoding glycosyltransferase family 2 protein, with amino-acid sequence MYRAEWAAEVGRYDSVSVGVAREFRKRLELVTKRPTPALVPGAPLQFTAVPKLEVRGEDYGVKSWEPHSLTAYRSAAKYRRTRLAEGQEVELTLPTGTASTLDMVLVLDNRESPRWQRFHQIVAAEIIAASDAGYRVGLLQSDALLGPHGTARFAPALEALVQDGTAIRLDPEQEIDTRLLIVRHAGAAQGHSPSSLRLSAGRVIVVQDDAAGDARGKSIAAADVEDIVKGWCGTLDGWARALPVLPAPTVIAAAFDPTGLRLTIQSAVSQLIRGVRVTSGSETVDLDVVSGVSGVVAAARPDSVGPGAWEVLVDHAADDGRTVTRRAPVAADAIVWNQAGHIAVTSDQGLTILERTGDAGVDDLERHYLAAEAASVRVSGEQVDLIIETGAASYLTGVFAQREVEGGAIRRRDFTPSTSAGRRTWSRPLSKFADSRWRLYGAFRTNAGIVHYPIRFGAQVATEGTPTWAPQVLSGDRLLVAPPVPTKMQRAARRITAQARLVAPKRPMSATRGASDIQFDARHSQPRVTDRPTVSVVMPVYNVEPYLDVAISSVLDQEFRDLELILVDDASKDGGRRIIQKYWRKDPRVRVFALDHNTLGGAGIPSNVGLRAARGAYVAFADSDDHVTATGLAKMVETAETHEADLVVGDFRTFTDQLTEGTESYDRKVWGELPVGQVLSAVDHTALFRLSPVPWRKLYRRSFLEEHGIVYPEGDYFYEDNPLHWFVLSRARRVVLCDEVISFHRMEREGQTMSAQTYKLGAFVNHMNTVLNSLLGSDPAHREVLFASFANYLDRTLWVATKQTQVSAAAMIRRGFAEVYERAIEAAPTADIPEKTRTKLTSFRSAYPDLDLTIVVPVFNSSALLKPTIDSVLAIKGLRFDLLLVDDGSTDDSLSIMEDYEARFENVHVFSQGNRGAGRARNSVIPLASGRYTYFLDADDVIDSAAIVAAVRQADEESSDLLFMKYRIEYTDEGRSRGMFDADREVWSRASKAVSHRRRQQEATQLINYPWNRLIRTRVLHDANIFFGPTVVHNDVLFHWHSIAAASRISFFEGEVCVHRKFTSREQITNINDARRLAVLEALRGTHERISAMDSYDGVREEWNHFAQHLLSWAASRIPEELRPLYELRRSELSREFERQSSFAD; translated from the coding sequence AGGGCCAAGAGGTGGAGTTGACGCTTCCGACCGGAACGGCGTCCACTCTCGACATGGTCCTGGTGCTGGACAACAGAGAGTCCCCGCGTTGGCAGCGCTTTCATCAGATCGTTGCCGCCGAGATCATCGCGGCGTCCGATGCCGGCTACCGCGTAGGTCTTCTGCAGTCGGATGCTCTTCTCGGTCCGCACGGCACCGCCCGATTCGCTCCAGCTCTCGAAGCGCTCGTCCAAGACGGGACCGCCATCCGCCTCGACCCCGAGCAAGAGATCGATACTCGCTTGCTCATCGTGCGCCATGCCGGTGCAGCTCAGGGGCACTCCCCGTCCTCGCTGCGCCTCAGCGCTGGTCGAGTCATCGTCGTTCAGGATGACGCCGCAGGTGACGCCCGAGGGAAGTCGATAGCTGCCGCCGACGTCGAGGACATAGTCAAAGGCTGGTGCGGGACACTCGATGGCTGGGCGCGAGCCCTGCCGGTGCTCCCGGCGCCCACCGTCATCGCAGCAGCTTTCGACCCGACCGGGCTTCGCCTGACGATCCAGAGTGCGGTGAGCCAGCTCATTCGTGGCGTCCGAGTCACTTCCGGTTCGGAGACGGTTGACCTCGACGTTGTGAGCGGTGTCTCTGGCGTCGTCGCCGCGGCTCGTCCCGATTCCGTGGGGCCAGGCGCCTGGGAGGTTTTGGTCGACCACGCTGCCGATGACGGTCGCACGGTGACACGTCGCGCGCCGGTGGCTGCGGATGCCATCGTGTGGAACCAGGCTGGCCACATCGCTGTCACATCGGATCAGGGTCTCACCATCCTGGAACGGACAGGTGACGCCGGAGTTGATGACCTCGAGCGCCACTACCTCGCAGCCGAGGCTGCATCGGTCCGCGTGAGTGGCGAGCAGGTCGATCTGATCATCGAGACAGGCGCAGCGAGCTACCTGACGGGAGTGTTCGCGCAGCGTGAGGTGGAGGGTGGCGCCATCCGCCGGCGGGATTTCACGCCGAGTACGTCCGCGGGCCGGCGCACGTGGTCGCGCCCTCTCTCCAAGTTCGCAGATTCCCGGTGGCGCCTGTACGGCGCGTTCCGAACCAATGCGGGGATCGTCCACTACCCGATCCGGTTCGGTGCGCAGGTGGCGACCGAGGGAACTCCGACGTGGGCGCCTCAGGTTCTGTCCGGCGATCGTCTTCTTGTCGCCCCGCCCGTGCCGACGAAGATGCAGCGCGCCGCGCGCCGCATCACCGCTCAGGCGCGTCTGGTGGCACCCAAGCGCCCGATGTCGGCGACGCGTGGCGCGTCCGACATCCAATTCGATGCGCGGCATTCGCAACCTCGCGTCACCGACAGGCCGACTGTGTCGGTCGTGATGCCGGTGTACAACGTGGAGCCCTATCTGGACGTGGCGATTTCGTCTGTCCTGGATCAGGAATTCCGCGATCTCGAACTGATCCTCGTGGACGACGCATCGAAGGATGGCGGGCGTCGAATCATCCAGAAGTACTGGCGCAAAGACCCTCGAGTCCGAGTGTTCGCCCTCGACCACAACACGCTGGGCGGGGCAGGAATCCCGAGTAACGTCGGGCTACGCGCTGCGCGCGGTGCCTACGTTGCTTTCGCGGACAGCGACGATCACGTGACCGCAACCGGTCTCGCGAAGATGGTCGAGACAGCGGAGACCCACGAAGCTGACCTTGTCGTCGGAGACTTCCGAACCTTCACGGACCAGCTCACGGAGGGCACCGAGTCCTACGACCGCAAGGTGTGGGGGGAACTGCCTGTGGGCCAGGTTCTCTCCGCGGTCGATCACACCGCGCTGTTCAGGCTCTCGCCCGTGCCGTGGCGAAAGCTGTACCGACGCTCATTCCTGGAGGAGCACGGGATCGTCTATCCGGAAGGCGACTACTTCTACGAAGACAACCCACTCCACTGGTTCGTTCTGTCGCGCGCACGTCGTGTGGTCCTGTGCGATGAAGTGATCAGCTTCCACCGCATGGAACGCGAAGGTCAGACAATGAGCGCGCAGACGTACAAGCTCGGCGCGTTCGTGAACCACATGAACACGGTCCTCAACTCGTTGCTCGGGTCAGACCCGGCCCACAGAGAGGTGCTGTTCGCGTCGTTCGCGAACTATCTGGATCGGACCCTGTGGGTGGCCACGAAGCAGACTCAGGTGTCCGCCGCGGCGATGATCCGTCGCGGATTCGCCGAGGTGTACGAGCGCGCGATCGAAGCTGCCCCGACCGCAGACATCCCTGAGAAGACTCGGACGAAGCTGACGTCGTTCCGCTCGGCGTACCCTGACCTCGACCTGACGATCGTGGTCCCTGTCTTCAACAGCTCAGCACTGCTGAAGCCGACCATCGATTCGGTTCTGGCGATCAAGGGACTGCGTTTCGACCTACTCCTCGTCGATGACGGCTCCACCGACGATTCGTTGTCGATCATGGAGGATTACGAAGCGCGGTTCGAGAACGTCCACGTCTTCTCACAGGGCAATCGCGGTGCGGGACGAGCTCGTAACTCGGTCATCCCTCTCGCTTCGGGCCGCTACACCTACTTCCTCGACGCGGATGACGTCATCGATTCGGCTGCAATCGTCGCCGCCGTCCGGCAGGCTGACGAGGAATCCTCGGACCTCTTGTTCATGAAGTACCGCATCGAGTACACCGACGAAGGACGTTCCCGCGGGATGTTCGACGCTGACCGCGAAGTGTGGAGCCGAGCGTCGAAGGCCGTCAGCCACCGGCGTCGGCAGCAGGAGGCGACGCAGCTCATCAACTATCCGTGGAACCGACTGATCCGGACGCGTGTTCTGCACGATGCGAACATCTTCTTCGGCCCGACCGTTGTTCACAACGATGTGCTGTTCCACTGGCATTCGATTGCCGCCGCCTCGCGAATCTCGTTCTTCGAAGGCGAGGTGTGCGTCCATCGCAAGTTCACGTCCCGTGAGCAGATCACGAACATCAATGACGCGCGGCGCCTCGCGGTTCTGGAAGCGCTGCGAGGGACGCACGAGCGCATCTCCGCCATGGACTCGTATGACGGAGTCCGCGAGGAATGGAACCATTTCGCCCAGCATCTGCTCTCGTGGGCGGCGAGTCGCATTCCCGAGGAACTGCGGCCGCTCTACGAGCTGCGTCGCAGCGAGCTGAGCCGCGAGTTCGAACGTCAGTCCAGCTTCGCCGACTAA
- a CDS encoding glycosyltransferase, which yields MPRQGDRELATAPCFSQVRTERRTPSDEDESISRRSKASFHQGNRYLSSWRNSACEASRLVDDTRHSGSRFLGHPPRAPHDPDGATDTLFSMSAPARISIVIPVYNDESTIAAALRSCVSQTLPQIEVICVDDASTDRTAAIIEDFARRDSRVRLLRHDENMTALQSRRTGIEAARGEYVLFLDGDDELVPSAAQTLLHRAESSGADLVGFGVTVVERDGRTQGGYERKLQPRDEELSGIDVLTGLFPIGRPAQGQLWRFLFRAGLLTEAYDLIPRNLKLARVNDLPLMFLVAALATSYVSTRDKLYRYHFGRGTSGHDIEDLDRADFYISAIRSIDSVRSAVEQVARGHAHAPAVQEAYDSARLSLIGYVCSQLIARTQGADVLAGAMRLLHEAAPAADVARGALLFYPRTIPVLKAYAPFVPPTGERARNILLAVSSLRTGGISAVVIAQAIHLQAAGYQVTVVARSGGSEPDVLPPGIPLIEITSTDLLDRLREWADVCEDRRIDVVIDHQVLYTRYWPEFALAARAAGARTIGWVHNFVGRPIMDRSDRLSLIDRCAGTLSRIVALSPLDVAYFKLRGVAHASYLPNPPSHMLLDANAVEKKSAPSGRMNLVWWGRLEQRTKQVYDLIEVAVHLTRYGVDFELLVIGPDWNDATAKKFNAEARRRKVDGSVRAIGALRGQKLLDRIDAADAFVSTSVIEGFQLTLAEAQSRGLPVFMYELPWLTLVQDNAGVVTAPQGDAPGLARAIAVSLRDPGAFDALSRASLDAARGQLSVDFAALYSQLVHDQLPPEYSPEPTLADAAALLGHLVFYAELANVPMPTRQLDTSTKGARAWQSAAPLGRAVLRRLPGLRPLAHRAKGWLRAH from the coding sequence GTGCCCCGCCAGGGTGACCGCGAACTGGCGACGGCGCCATGCTTCAGCCAGGTACGAACCGAACGGAGGACGCCGTCCGACGAGGACGAGTCCATCAGCCGGAGGTCGAAGGCGAGCTTCCACCAAGGGAATCGATACCTCTCATCATGGCGAAACAGCGCGTGCGAAGCCTCGCGCCTCGTCGATGATACTCGTCACAGCGGTTCACGCTTCCTTGGTCACCCCCCGCGTGCGCCACACGACCCCGACGGCGCTACGGATACACTCTTCTCAATGTCAGCGCCGGCCAGGATTTCCATCGTCATTCCCGTGTACAACGATGAGTCCACGATCGCTGCAGCGTTACGAAGCTGCGTATCGCAGACGCTCCCGCAAATCGAGGTCATCTGCGTTGACGATGCCTCGACGGATCGGACAGCAGCGATCATCGAGGACTTCGCGCGACGGGATTCTCGAGTGAGACTTCTCCGCCACGATGAGAACATGACCGCCCTGCAATCGCGGCGGACCGGGATCGAGGCTGCGCGCGGCGAATACGTCCTCTTCTTGGACGGCGACGATGAACTCGTTCCTTCTGCAGCGCAGACGCTGCTGCATCGAGCAGAGTCCTCCGGCGCAGACCTCGTCGGCTTCGGCGTCACGGTTGTCGAACGAGACGGCCGCACGCAAGGAGGGTACGAGCGGAAGCTGCAGCCCCGAGACGAGGAGCTTTCGGGGATCGATGTGCTCACAGGACTTTTCCCGATCGGGCGTCCCGCACAAGGCCAGCTCTGGCGTTTTCTCTTCAGAGCAGGACTGCTCACCGAGGCCTACGACCTGATCCCGCGAAACCTGAAACTGGCGCGGGTCAACGACCTTCCACTGATGTTCCTCGTCGCTGCGCTGGCCACGTCATACGTCTCGACCCGCGACAAGCTGTACCGCTATCACTTCGGGCGCGGCACGAGCGGGCACGACATCGAGGATCTCGACCGAGCAGACTTCTACATCTCGGCCATCAGATCGATCGACAGCGTGCGGTCCGCGGTCGAGCAGGTTGCGCGAGGACATGCGCACGCCCCTGCCGTTCAGGAGGCCTACGACTCTGCACGGTTGTCCCTCATCGGCTACGTGTGCTCCCAACTCATCGCGCGAACTCAGGGGGCCGACGTCTTGGCCGGAGCCATGCGACTCCTCCACGAGGCAGCTCCTGCCGCTGATGTCGCACGCGGCGCACTGCTCTTCTACCCCCGCACCATCCCCGTCCTGAAGGCCTATGCGCCATTCGTCCCACCGACCGGAGAGCGTGCCCGCAACATCCTGCTCGCTGTGTCCTCGTTGCGCACGGGCGGCATCTCAGCTGTCGTGATCGCGCAGGCGATCCACCTGCAGGCTGCCGGATACCAGGTGACTGTCGTCGCGCGTTCGGGGGGAAGCGAGCCCGATGTGCTGCCTCCGGGCATCCCGCTGATAGAAATCACCTCGACCGACCTCCTCGACCGGCTCAGAGAATGGGCAGACGTCTGCGAAGACCGACGGATCGACGTCGTCATCGACCATCAGGTGCTCTACACCCGGTACTGGCCCGAATTCGCGCTAGCGGCGCGAGCGGCAGGGGCCAGGACCATCGGATGGGTCCATAATTTCGTCGGACGGCCGATCATGGATCGAAGCGACCGGCTGTCGCTGATCGACCGGTGCGCAGGGACCCTCTCACGGATCGTCGCATTGTCACCTCTCGACGTCGCCTACTTCAAGCTTCGCGGCGTCGCACATGCGTCTTACCTCCCCAACCCTCCGTCCCACATGCTTCTCGACGCGAACGCGGTCGAGAAAAAGAGCGCTCCATCGGGGCGAATGAACCTCGTGTGGTGGGGACGCCTCGAGCAACGCACCAAGCAGGTCTACGACCTGATCGAGGTCGCCGTCCATCTCACCAGGTACGGCGTGGACTTCGAGCTTCTGGTGATCGGGCCGGACTGGAACGATGCGACTGCGAAGAAGTTCAACGCGGAAGCTCGCCGGCGAAAGGTAGACGGATCCGTCCGCGCAATCGGTGCGCTGCGCGGCCAGAAGCTCTTGGACCGTATCGATGCAGCCGACGCTTTCGTCTCGACGAGCGTGATCGAGGGCTTCCAACTCACCCTCGCCGAGGCTCAGTCGCGCGGCCTTCCCGTTTTCATGTACGAGCTCCCGTGGCTGACGCTCGTCCAGGACAACGCGGGCGTCGTCACAGCTCCACAAGGCGATGCGCCTGGTCTTGCCCGCGCCATCGCGGTCTCCCTGAGAGACCCGGGCGCATTCGATGCGTTGTCCCGCGCCTCACTGGACGCGGCACGAGGACAACTCTCCGTCGATTTCGCGGCGTTGTACTCGCAGCTGGTCCATGACCAGCTTCCGCCCGAGTACTCTCCGGAGCCCACGCTCGCCGACGCCGCCGCTCTTCTCGGCCATCTTGTGTTCTACGCGGAGCTGGCGAACGTCCCGATGCCCACACGACAGCTGGACACTTCCACCAAGGGCGCCCGGGCATGGCAATCGGCCGCACCGCTCGGGCGGGCCGTCTTGCGTCGGCTACCAGGCTTGCGTCCGTTGGCACACAGGGCGAAGGGGTGGCTTCGCGCGCATTGA